The following DNA comes from Enterocloster bolteae.
CACCACATCCACCTGTTCTGCCAGCTCCTTCATATTATCATCCATACACGCGTCGTCCACGATTCGGAACATGTTCTGGTAGATGGATGCATATTTCTGGTCTATGTAGCTTCTGGAACCATACCATTTAATCTCTATGTCATCCCTCTGGAGCAGGAGCCTTGCCAGCTCTCCACCCGCATATCCTGTGGAACCGATAATACCTGCCTTAATCATATCCGTATCTCCTTATATTTATAAATATTGGCTGCTGCCTTCATTATAGTCAGTTTTTCTTTAAATGAAAAGAAGCATTTCTGTGAACCCTGTTTCCTGGTTCCCGTTTGGATTTCATAATTATACATTATAAATGCATAATATGCAACATCTTTTAAATATTTTTATTTAGCACTTGCATTTTATCACATAATGTTGTATATTTATGAAAGTTCAATCAGTACAGCAATCTCAGGAGGATATCAATATGAAAGAAAAAGTAGTTTTAGCTTATTCCGGCGGACTGGATACCACCGCAATCATTCCGTGGTTAAAGGAGCATTTTGGTTATGAAGTCATCTGCTGCTGCATTGACTGCGGTCAGGGCAGCGAATTAGACGGACTGGACGAGAGAGCCAAATTATCCGGTGCCTCCAAATTATATATCGAAGATTTAGTGGATGATTTCTGCGACAATTACATCATGCCCTGCGTAAAGGCCAATGCAGTATATGAAAACAAATACCTCTTAGGCACCTCCATGGCCCGTCCTGCCATTGCCAAGAGACTGGTTGATATTGCACGTAAAGAAGGCGCCTCAGCCATCTGCCACGGCGCTACCGGCAAGGGCAATGACCAGATTCGTTTTGAGCTGGGTATCAAGGCTCTGGCCCCGGATATCAAGATCATCGCTCCCTGGCGCATGACCGATGTATGGACCATGCAGTCCCGCGAGGACGAGATTGAATACTGCAAGCAGCACGGCATTGACCTGCCCTTCTCCGCAGACAGCAGCTACAGCCGTGACAGGAACTTATGGCATATCAGCCATGAGGGCCTGGAGTTGGAAGATCCTTCACAGGAACCCAACTACGAGCATCTGCTTGTACTTGGCGTGACTCCCGAAAAAGCACCGGATGAGGGCGAGTATGTGACCATGACCTTTGAAAAAGGTGTTCCCACCAGCGTAAACGGACAGAAGATGAAGGTTTCCGATATTATCCGCAAGTTAAATGAGCTGGGCGGAAAACACGGCATCGGCATTGTGGACATCGTGGAAAACCGTGTGGTTGGCATGAAGTCCCGCGGCGTGTATGAGACACCGGGCGGAACCATTCTCATGGAGGCCCATCAGCAGTTAGAGGAGCTGGTATTAGACCGTGCCA
Coding sequences within:
- a CDS encoding argininosuccinate synthase, which encodes MKEKVVLAYSGGLDTTAIIPWLKEHFGYEVICCCIDCGQGSELDGLDERAKLSGASKLYIEDLVDDFCDNYIMPCVKANAVYENKYLLGTSMARPAIAKRLVDIARKEGASAICHGATGKGNDQIRFELGIKALAPDIKIIAPWRMTDVWTMQSREDEIEYCKQHGIDLPFSADSSYSRDRNLWHISHEGLELEDPSQEPNYEHLLVLGVTPEKAPDEGEYVTMTFEKGVPTSVNGQKMKVSDIIRKLNELGGKHGIGIVDIVENRVVGMKSRGVYETPGGTILMEAHQQLEELVLDRATMETKKTMADKLAQIVYEGKWFTPLREAVQAFVESTQEYVTGEVKFKLYKGNIIKAGTTSPYSLYSESLASFTTGDLYDHHDADGFITLFGLPLKVRAMKMAEVESAKKDQ